A genomic stretch from Peromyscus eremicus chromosome 6, PerEre_H2_v1, whole genome shotgun sequence includes:
- the LOC131912421 gene encoding large ribosomal subunit protein eL27-like, whose protein sequence is MGKFMKPGKVVLVLAGRYSGRKAVIVKNIDDGTSDRPYSHALVAGIDRYPRKVTAAMGKKKIAKRSKIKSFLKVYNYNHLMPTRYSVDIPLDKTGVNKDVFRDPALKRKARREAKVKFEERYKTGKNQWFFQKLRF, encoded by the coding sequence ATGGGCAAGTTCATGAAACCCGGGAAAGTGGTGCTGGTCTTGGCTGGACGCTACTCTGGACGCAAAGCCGTCATCGTGAAGAACATTGATGATGGCACCTCAGACCGCCCTTACAGCCATGCCCTGGTGGCTGGAATTGACCGCTATCCCCGAAAAGTGACAGCTGCCATGGGCAAGAAGAAAATCGCCAAGAGGTCAAAGATCAAGTCCTTTCTGAAAGTTTATAACTACAATCACCTCATGCCCACAAGGTACTCCGTGGACATCCCCTTGGACAAAACAGGTGTCAACAAGGATGTCTTTAGAGACCCAGCCCTGAAACGCAAGGCCAGGCGGGAGGCCAAGGTCAAGTTTGAGGAAAGATACAAGACAGGGAAGAACCAATGGTTTTTCCAGAAGCTTCGCTTTTAG